One Phycisphaerales bacterium genomic window carries:
- a CDS encoding helix-turn-helix transcriptional regulator: MAAKDNGRVINHIRVLRAAADGMTQGDLAKRVGVSRQTLNAIEGGKYAPSLEVAFKIARELGRPLSEVFEFVDR; encoded by the coding sequence ATGGCCGCCAAGGACAACGGTCGCGTCATCAACCACATCCGCGTGCTGCGAGCCGCGGCCGACGGCATGACCCAGGGCGACCTGGCCAAGCGCGTGGGCGTGAGCCGGCAGACGCTCAACGCCATCGAGGGCGGCAAGTACGCGCCCTCGCTCGAGGTCGCCTTCAAGATCGCCCGCGAGCTGGGACGGCCGCTGTCCGAGGTGTTCGAGTTCGTCGACCGCTAG